TCCCCAGGCTGTGACACAGCACAGCGTGGCACTGCATGGCACAccgagcagctctgccctggtgcaggctgtgctgatgCATCCCTCCTGCATGTGCAGCTTCCTGCCCACGTTTTTCTGCCCCTCACAGCTCATCTCCGTGCCTGGGGGTGGCTGCGGTGAGAGGGAGGGCATCAGCCACCTGCCGGCCCCCAGCCTGGCACCAGCGTGGGGTCTGCCATGACCCCACCGAGGCTGGAGCCCCTTCCCCTGCACCGAGACCCCATAACGCAGGGAGAGGTCTAAATCCGAACCCAGCAATTAGCACtgcaatgagctctgcaatCGCTTGTGATGGTCCCTGCGGAGCTCCTGCCTGCGCTGCTCCTGCACTCGGGGCTCTTCTCACCTGCGGGATGGAGAAGGGCTGTGCTTGTCGGAAGGGTTGGGGGCAGCAGAAGGGATGGGGTTGGAAACAGCCCCGCCGCAGTGGGACTGAGCCTCAGCATTGGCCATCGGGATGCCTGTGCCCCCACTCACGGCCCAGGAAGGCGCAGTTGAAGTGGCTGCAGGTCCTGTTGGTGCTCCGCAGCACGAAGCGGTGAGTCCCGCTGTCCGGGAAGACCCAGAAGATCTCGTGGCCGGGAATcagcacctcctcctcctccgtgTAGAGGGAGAAGGCGTGGATGGGGACCCCGAAGCAGCTGCGGATGCTGAGGAACGAGTCCTGCCCGAAGCTCTCGGCGCGCTCCTTGCTAAAGGAGCAGGAGGCGAAGGAGCCGAACCTGAACGGGCTGGCACCGCGCAGCTGGTACCGGGCGTGAGCCATGCCCCGGTACACGGCGGTGCCGTAGGCGGCCTCGCAGGGAACccgcagcagctgcagggctctggTCAGGTAGAAATGCAGCGCCTTGAAGGGGAAGCTGGCGTTGTAGGCTGCCCACGAGCGGCCGGCCGCCCGCACGGCGGCGTTGAAGACGCGGTGCAGGTCGTTGTCGGTGTAGGCGATCACCGCTTGGCCGTGCTCGTCCTTGAAGCCGGGGGGCAGGCGGGGGGACAGAGCCCCCTTCACCCACTGCCAGCGCtccccggcccggccccacACCCTGCGGAACAGACGGGACTCGCCCCGCGCCCGCTCCCGCTCCAGCagcgccggccccgccgcctccaTCGCCTCGGCGCATCCCTCGTACTGATCGTCGAAGGCGTCGCGGCTCATGTCCATCAGCAGCTGCGGGGTCCCGTCCTGCGCCATGCCGCCGGGCTCAGCTGCGGCCCCTCGTCCCCGTGCCGTCCCCGAGCCCTGGCTGTGGGTCCCCGTCCCTCCTCCCCAGCGCCGTGGAGCTCAGCAGGAGCTCGGGGCTGATGCAAGGGATTGCGCCGGGGAAGTGAGCAACGGGAAGCAGCGCTTCCCCTATGGGGCGGCAGGGGACCCTGCATCCCGCAGAAGCcacagagcagggagagcagccccGACACGGAGCGGAAGCAAAAGGCAGAGTGGAAACCTCCCCCAAAGGCAGCGGGGATGGGGGTCCCGGGACGCAGGGCCCCCGCAGCAGCACCACTCACatggggggcagccagcagagccccgaggcACAGCCAGGCCCGGAGCATCCTCGGGTCCCACAGGGATGAGCGATGCCAAACCTCAGCGCTGCCATGGCCACAAGGGAGAGCTTGGGGTGTGCCAATGTGGGGCCGCTCACCCCCAAGGGACGGGGGCTGTCGGCTCCAAAAGGGACCCACAAAGGGTCGTCCCTATGGAAGCCCCTCCCAACCCCCCCAGGGACAGCCTTGATCCCCTGGGCCTTCCACAGAGCCATCCCCGCTCTGCAGCACCCAGGGGTGGCAGCAGCCCCACGCTCCCGTCCTGCTGTCCCCCCCGCAGTGCCCCCATACCAGTGCTGTCCCCGTCCCACTGCTGTTCCCGGTGGGGCTGTTCCTGCCCAGCAGGCTCTGGGGGCCCTGCAACCCGAGCAGCCAAACAGGAAAGGGGCAGAACCAGaagtgtctgtttgctttcagtttgctttcattttccgcactctggaggtgctgcagcGCCGGTCCCACGCAGGGAGGAAGATCCGCTGAGCCCCAACGTGGGGTCCGGCATCACAACAGCCCCGCTGCGCTCCCTCCAGCTCACACCATTGGAGGGTTTCCcttccctggtgctgctgatcTCTTCCCGTCCCGGGGCTCACACAGCCTTGCAGTGCCCCCGAGCAGCGATGGGGCTGCACCCATCCCGGGGCTGTAGCACAGACCTGCAGAACCACAGCCCGCTTTGGGTGGGAAGGGCCCTCAAAGCCCACCCTGTGCCAACCCCatgggcaggggctgctcccGTCGGCCTGGGGTGCAACACAGAACCATCACTGGGGCAGAAAGGAACAGCCTGGGACAGAATCAGCTCGGCAGGACCATAGGAAGGGTACTGAGATGTCTTGGATACAACAGGATGGCGGCAGCTGGCACAAGATGGACTGTGGGGAAATGGTGTCAGAGTGGAGTTAACAACTGGAattgggaagggaagggaagggaagggaagggaagggaagggaagggaagggaagggaagggaagggaagggaagggaagggaagggaagggaagggaagggaa
The sequence above is a segment of the Excalfactoria chinensis isolate bCotChi1 chromosome 1, bCotChi1.hap2, whole genome shotgun sequence genome. Coding sequences within it:
- the LOC140247407 gene encoding ecto-ADP-ribosyltransferase 5-like isoform X2, which translates into the protein MAQDGTPQLLMDMSRDAFDDQYEGCAEAMEAAGPALLERERARGESRLFRRVWGRAGERWQWVKGALSPRLPPGFKDEHGQAVIAYTDNDLHRVFNAAVRAAGRSWAAYNASFPFKALHFYLTRALQLLRVPCEAAYGTAVYRGMAHARYQLRGASPFRFGSFASCSFSKERAESFGQDSFLSIRSCFGVPIHAFSLYTEEEEVLIPGHEIFWVFPDSGTHRFVLRSTNRTCSHFNCAFLGREKSPECRSSAGRSSAGTITSDCRAHCSANCWPPPGTEMSCEGQKNVGRKLHMQEGCISTACTRAELLGVPCSATLCCVTAWGQNGALPCCWGTLWLCPRRMWRCGSCCSQQRFQTRGAAVLVPGQLCWCSACSVCPAAPGPQHKACFPHFLILSDLVTLPFSALLQLLDSALNPLWVALLPRGAQPRAAPQPTAPHQHTARGLRGCRLQDGAGAGEC
- the LOC140247407 gene encoding ecto-ADP-ribosyltransferase 5-like isoform X1 is translated as MLRAWLCLGALLAAPHDGTPQLLMDMSRDAFDDQYEGCAEAMEAAGPALLERERARGESRLFRRVWGRAGERWQWVKGALSPRLPPGFKDEHGQAVIAYTDNDLHRVFNAAVRAAGRSWAAYNASFPFKALHFYLTRALQLLRVPCEAAYGTAVYRGMAHARYQLRGASPFRFGSFASCSFSKERAESFGQDSFLSIRSCFGVPIHAFSLYTEEEEVLIPGHEIFWVFPDSGTHRFVLRSTNRTCSHFNCAFLGREKSPECRSSAGRSSAGTITSDCRAHCSANCWPPPGTEMSCEGQKNVGRKLHMQEGCISTACTRAELLGVPCSATLCCVTAWGQNGALPCCWGTLWLCPRRMWRCGSCCSQQRFQTRGAAVLVPGQLCWCSACSVCPAAPGPQHKACFPHFLILSDLVTLPFSALLQLLDSALNPLWVALLPRGAQPRAAPQPTAPHQHTARGLRGCRLQDGAGAGEC
- the LOC140247407 gene encoding ecto-ADP-ribosyltransferase 5-like isoform X3; translation: MLRAWLCLGALLAAPHDGTPQLLMDMSRDAFDDQYEGCAEAMEAAGPALLERERARGESRLFRRVWGRAGERWQWVKGALSPRLPPGFKDEHGQAVIAYTDNDLHRVFNAAVRAAGRSWAAYNASFPFKALHFYLTRALQLLRVPCEAAYGTAVYRGMAHARYQLRGASPFRFGSFASCSFSKERAESFGQDSFLSIRSCFGVPIHAFSLYTEEEEVLIPGHEIFWVFPDSGTHRFVLRSTNRTCSHFNCAFLGREKSPECRSSAGRSSAGTITSDCRAHCSANCWVRI